The window ttttagtgagagctgtttctgtggagtgagcagtgcggaagccagattgtactggatctaggagagaatacaagatgttcacaGAGTTAGAGGCAAAAGATAGTTCTAGAgacagggtcaagcttgctgtttttgagtaagggtataactgttGCGTGCTTGAAAgaggtgggaaaggtaccagaatagaggGAGGAATGGAAAATATGTTTTGAGTGTAGAGATTAGTGTAGCAGCAACAGGTTtgaagagatgggagggaatgggggcaagtggtagagggagaaagatcagtagtgacacatcctcctttgTGACTGGAAAAAGAGTTGAGGAAAACAGGAGGAGAGTTAATGTATAATGTGAGGAGAATACAGAGGGGATGTTTTGACATGGAATTATCCATCgttttaaaatagtcagcaaagtctgaggtgaaatggaggaagaaaaacaggtaatAGACAGTGGTGTGAGTAAAGAAACAAAGACAGTGAAGAGTcaacgtgggttagacttgtgcatgttgattagtgaagaaaaatgGGTTTGTTTAGCTTGGGAGAGAGCAGTGTTAAATCCGGATACGTTTGTAGTgatggaagtctgcgagagtatgattTTCTCCAGATTTGTTCAGAGGAGCAAGTGCAGGAACGCAGTATGCATGTGTtgcaatttagccagggtctgggattagaagaatgagaatggcagaaagaaagagaagagggagttgtgcaaagtggaatcaaagctggtaggttaatagagcgaaggtctctgcagaaacgaggggtagatagAGGTGGAGACGCGAGTGAGATGAGATggtgtatgtgtcactgtataGTGCACTCTGGTTATATATTCTGCGTCGGTGTATGCACTGAGACGGAATATAACCAGACTGTGAGTTGCACAGTAAGAGGAGCAAtcagattctttgttgaaccttgggactgtgaacagtttttttgagtcagatctcaggtgataagtgctgcatgtggtacgggtgatgagcttgttcagataggcgggtatcttgttcagaaagtatttgaagatgaCAGGAAAAATTAACTTTGACTATCCCTTGATAGGTGCAAtctaattctttgagcattttgcttCATCTTTGAGCAGGGGGATAACCAGTCCAACCTTGGCTTCGTCGGTATTATAGATAGTGGGTTATTGCTCAAACAGAAGtttgcattgattaaggaaaccccGGAATGATTGTTTTTCCCCAAAAAATCTTTCCGGAAGGTTTACACAAGGCGCGGTTggcacaggcacagtgttttgaaCAGGTGCAGTGATTATAGCTGCACGCAGTTCACGTACTTGAGCTTCTGCGGAGGCAGCACGTTCTTCCACGCTTCCAAGATGGTTGTAAACatgtccttgttgttcttggaGGCCAACCATGGCAGGTTGCAAGTCAATAATCAGCTGAGCCTGGGTCATttctgttccagcggaatccatggtaggtccTGATATTCTGTCGGAGAGCTCTACGGCAGGAGTGAATTCCAGTGGCAGGAACAACAGGGAGCAGGCAGAGCAAGTAAGACAAATGATCAGTAGTACTGCAGCTCCTAGTCCAGATCAAAACTCACCAGTGAAGgaatttaaaaataatttattaaactacttaAAACGGATACAACCACAGACAAAAAAAGAgaacctcccacgcgtttcaaccgAAATGGTCTTTCTCACAACTGACCATCTTGCCCTTGAGTAAACAGATGGATTTCTCTATCTGGGAGCAGGCTCTGCGGCAGGTGGAAGATagcatggtcggggtcacaagcagagatcggaggcaggcggcagataatgTGGTCGTGGTCACAAGCAGacagaggcaggtggcagatgGCATGGTTGGAGTCACAAGCAAAAGTCTGCAATGAGgaggcaggaacaggactgggactctgGAACAGGGCTGGGAACTGTACTGGGACTAAGGAACAGGACTGGGATTTAGGAACAGGGCAACAGCAAATAGCGACAGCAGCAAAAGCAGCAGCAGAGATTACCTGAACTTAGCAGGTGCTGGAGGAACCAGCATAAACAGttaaggaggaacaggaaagggaggtttatatggGTCTGTCTGCATGCAAGGGACAGGTGCAAAGGTGTCAGGTTTtagagtctggaatgttctttgagagagctagcaagagcagcagcagtcccggtggatgtgcatgggtactgcaggctggAACCTGACACAGATCTCCCGTGGGCTTTGAGGTTTCAGATCCTTCACCAGGTGGTCCTGGGAATTAATTTTCTCCACAGCCTCAGCCCTCCTTTAATTCATCAAGAATTAAAATCTGGTAACGTTCTCTTCAACAAGTACTTGCATGTTCATGTGAGTGGCCCTGGTCCGTGTAAAACACTCTGTTTTAAAAACTCATGGAAAGAGTTCACAATATACATTAAATGCTGGACACTTACTGGTTCCATCTTAAACCCACCCTGTTTCTCAAATGGTTTCTTTCAATGAAAGTCACTAATGACTACAGTATCATACAGTATCTACATTGTACTTTTGGATAGTAAATAATGAGAAACACTgggaacatactgtacagatgtGCTAAATGGCTTTattgtgctcccccccccccctccccgtgtcatACATTTATGATATGCTGTAGTTTTCTGTGCTGTTATATTGAGTCCTTTGTAAACCATGTGATATTCAGTTTTAGGGCAATATGTTGCGTTATCTGGGGGACAATGTCACACGCTACAAGTGTAACATCAAAAGTCCTGAATGAAAGAGAGAATCCAAGCCTCATTGGAGAGGAGAGGCCAGATCAGCATTGATGGACTCTGCAGCACTGAATGTGTTAATCTTGCAAGAAGATTCCTATTTGCTTTGGTCTTTAGACTCTCCAGGGACTTGTTCCCATTGGGTATTCTAATTATCTGGCGTTACTAATAAAACTGATGTTCCAGTGAAGGTGATTCTTTGCGCTTGAGGAGGTTTAAGGAATCAGTCTGTCCTGTGATGTGCGATAACAAGTGACAGCATTAACATCAGCTTCTCCTCTAACATTCAAAGATCTGAGCCCCCAGCACCAGCAGAAACTATTAGGTAAGTAAGTCTATGATCATGCTAACACATTCAGATTTCCTATATCACgtcttccctctttctctcttctcctttAGCTACTATTTAGTTTTCCTTCCGTATCCTGCTCTTATCTCCCTGTGTATCCCAACACCTGAAAACTCTCCGCCATTTCTTGTTTTCTGTTTCCGATATGTCTTTTTCGGCTCCCGCATTTGGATACTGTTGTTATTTTTCGGGACAGAAGAGAGAAACTCCTCTCTCTAAAATTCCTAATCTCGCCCTGCTGGGTGAGACAAGATCTCTGTATGCCTGTATTTCTGTGCAAACTGCACTCTTGCACTTGATTGAATAGCATGTGAATATCTAATCTTGCAATATTTCCTGATTTGCATGCTACTCGGATTGGAATAGCTGGAACCAAATCAAGACCTAAAAGCCATCTTTGTTcagtttggacatgcgagaactGTTTATTGAATACGGCGAGATGTGTTTCTGCGCACTAATATGCATTGGTAATTGGTGACATCTCGTACAGTCAAGAGAAATAAAATAGCCAATTATTTACAAAGCTCTGTTTATAATACACATGTACAATAGTTATCTATGTGATTTTATCTGCAGATTCAAATGGACGAGGGTAATCAGACATCAGTAACAGAATTCATTCTTTTGGGAATTACCAACATCCCTCAGCTACAGATCTTCCTCTTCATCACATTCCTCTTGTTCTACCTGTTCAACTTGTTAGGGAACCTCAGCATCGTGACTGTGGTGATTACTGATCAGCGCCTGCacacccccatgtatttcttgTTGGGTAATCTTTCCTTCTTGGACTTCTTCTTTTCATCTACCACAGTCCCCAAGATGCTGTCTGGTTTATTGATGGAAGACAAGAGAATATCTTTCCACAGCTGCATAGCCCAGCTCTATGTTGTTCACTTCTTGGCATGTACAGAAGCTCTGCTTCTCACCTCCATGTCTTATGATAGATATGTTGCTATTTGTAACCCATTGCGATATCATGTCCTCATGGCAAAGAGGGTTTGTATCCAGTTGGCTTCCAGCAGCTGGATCACTGGCTTTGTCTATTCATTGTTACAAACAATTCTAACCTTTATGTTGCCTTTTTGCAAGTTTAACAAGATCAATCATTTCTTTTGTGATATTAAACCCCTTCTAAAACTGGCCTGTGCTGATATCCATTTCAATGAAAGCCTGCTGTCCATTGTCACGGCCTTTTTTGCTATCAGCACGTTACTGCTTATTATTATCTCCTATGTCTTTATTGGCACCAATCTACTGAACATCCGCTCTTCCCAAGGAAGACGCAAAGCTTTCTCCACCTGCACTTCCCACCTGACTGTTGTCCTGTTATACTATGGACCTGCCATCTGCACATACCTGAGATCAGCCACAGACGATTCATTGGAGCAGGACAGACTGACCGCTTTACTGTTCACAGTCATTACCCCAGCCTTAAATCCTCTTATCTACGCACTTAGAAACACAGAGATGAAGAGATCTCTTAAAAAAGTGTTCTTAGGAGACAAGATTTTTAAAAGAAGACCAGCATAATAAACACATGTTGTTATCTCAGGAGATATGATTCACAAAATGGATATAGCTACAGTATTACTATGCAATATTGGGAATACTGTATCATTTACTGGCTTCTGTATTTTTGCAAATGATCCTCTATGTTCTCAGTGCTATGAATTAAGAACCttgttatttttgtatgtaacTTCTTATCATGTGAAAGTGGAGCATTACTGATAATTGACTTCCCACACAGGACTGAAGCAGTTGTTGTAATCCTGTGAAATTAATGCACACAGGCATTAAAATATACATGTTAATTTTCCTAAACAGAATTTCCTTCATATTTGACTGAGTAATGCATAATTTGCCTAATGTGGTTTCCTTTATCCCAATGCTTGTCCTACTATCTCCCATTTATTTAGCTCCCTAGTAGGATATATGCTTTGCTATCCCTCTTATATGTGAACATTATGAACACGGAAAGCAATGGATCTTTGATACAgatatctctctcgctctctcatatCTTGGGGCAGACACCTTAGTTCCCTATACCTGAACATACACACCTTTAATTGGGTAATCATTATACATTATTTAAAGGGTCCATTGTGTGCATGGTCTTTCCTCTGTACTTTGCATTCCAAGAGGTTGTACCGTTTCCACTAAATTAGAATGGGCAGTGGAGCATGTTTTGTGTTCTGCGTGcctataataacatattttgctatgtttattttttatgaaGTAATCTGAATAGTTAATTAAATATGGAATGTCTAATAATTCcttaacatatatttttttttttagaatgttGTTATCTTGTACAGAGCTGACAATATATGTATGTGACAATGTACGTCTCACTGTAAATTGAATTTCGCATTTCCAATGTGCCCGTGTcccaaagatcttacaatctaatgttgttgcccgagggagataaagtgacctgtgCAAGGTCACAACGAGAGCGGACATCAGGATCCCAACTGCGTTTGCTCACACTTTGTAACCCCACCTAACACCCCCACTCTCAagccttaatgggatcagctgtcagACTGGACCATAccccatcccacaatgagcagcccatttgccttcttgtttcaacattgcccctcattccctctagagtgcaagctctcaggatcagTGTCCTCAttccctctttgtatctgtttgcgcttctctgttatttgtatgtaactctgtttatgtcatTATCAAATCTCTAACCCCCATTATACCACTCTGTGGAATATATTGTCACTTTACAATcaaacaacaaaaacaacaacaataataataataataaagttcaTGCAGCATCATAATATATTTTCCATAGTCCATTATCAGCTTATATGAAAATCTAACCTCACAGCCAACCACTAACTGCTCTGTGGTGGGTGACATCTGTTTAGTGATTTCTATGCAATATTTTGCATCATAAATTAGATTTGTTCCCCTCTTATAGCTGCAAATATATTACTGATACAATTAAGTGTACCTTCTGGGCAGAGACCCAGAGTGGATGTGCTGGATCAGTACAATGAAGTGAATATGGTTCCTCAAGCCAAGGATCTAAGGATAAAATGTTGGGATGACAATGCAAAGGCCAGAACAAGCTTCAAAGGTAAGTACAAGGTAAGGGGAATTGTGGGATTTGTGTACAATGTGTCATGGTTGTGTACTGTACGTGAGCATGTACACTGCAAACGATAGTATATTTGCTGAATCTAGCAATTGACTTTCTCTGAGTGCCTATACCAACATAAAACCAAAGAGCACTGGGTTTATATTGTATGCACAATAACCAAAATTTCCATCTGTAGGCAGCCAGCTAGAGCTGCAACTTACAGTAGGTGAATCCAGCAATTGACGTCCTCTATCTTTGTACGGATAGGTAGGCAGCCAGAGCTAGGCTGTGAGTTTACAACTAGAGCAAACTGATATCTCGTCCCAACTGCACTCGGGTTCTCTATTGCAGTGAGCATGCAGTATTATTCACTGATTACAGTGACAGTTAGATCTACATAGCACTCATTAATTATATGCCAAAATCACACGCAGCTATTTCTAACTGCACCACGAAATAAGCGCTTTAGAGTGCACAGCAAGCAGCCAATTGAGAGTTATAATATTAATAGATTGCAGAGAGTATACTCAATATTGTATTATCTTATATCACTATCCAGGCATTTCTTACCTGATAGGGTGTTGTTAAGGtatacagaatctactaatagTCCCTGCAGACAAGAGCTGAAATTCTTTTATCGCTAATATAGTGTTCTTCCACCTTAGAGGCTATTTAGCAACACCTGCTATGGCAGCTGCCTAATTAATTGTCCTACAGCTTATTACAATCCGCTATCAGTTACAAcatcagtacagtactgtatgtgcacaggcagtcttctatgcatgggtatgtatgtatgtgtaacgggtattcccccacccaatcgcatatactgtagaatgtatgtgaaggggaacctatatgttaccaggtgtggtgcgttatacctgtcaggcccacaggaggtctgagcctccgctagtgagagcctggggtgaatctctggaacgtttcttgtcagcgcctccacctatgtgagattctaggagtgtagagtggccctcacataggaacatccataaagtaaccagcccacaccaaaggttatggctaaaagggtttactatatggcaaataacacaacataacatacttcaacaatatgacattgaccctctataacacta is drawn from Ascaphus truei isolate aAscTru1 chromosome 7, aAscTru1.hap1, whole genome shotgun sequence and contains these coding sequences:
- the LOC142498900 gene encoding olfactory receptor 5V1-like; this translates as MDEGNQTSVTEFILLGITNIPQLQIFLFITFLLFYLFNLLGNLSIVTVVITDQRLHTPMYFLLGNLSFLDFFFSSTTVPKMLSGLLMEDKRISFHSCIAQLYVVHFLACTEALLLTSMSYDRYVAICNPLRYHVLMAKRVCIQLASSSWITGFVYSLLQTILTFMLPFCKFNKINHFFCDIKPLLKLACADIHFNESLLSIVTAFFAISTLLLIIISYVFIGTNLLNIRSSQGRRKAFSTCTSHLTVVLLYYGPAICTYLRSATDDSLEQDRLTALLFTVITPALNPLIYALRNTEMKRSLKKVFLGDKIFKRRPA